GGCACGCCGTCGAACTCTGTCACGACGTCCCCTGCCTTCAGGCCTGCGGCGGCCGCGGCCCCACCGCGAGTCACGTCGCTGATGAGCGCACCGGCGACCGTGCTCCCCTTCGCATCGGCGGAGTTTCCCACCATCGCGCCGAGGAGACCGTGGCTGGCAGAACCGTCCTTGATCAGATCGTCGGCGACACGCTTGACCACGTTCGACGGGATCGAGAAACCGACACCGATGGATCCGGCTTCACTCGACGACGAGGAGCCGCCGCCGGCCGTCGCGATCGCGACGTTGATGCCGATGAGGTTGCCCTCGTCGTCGACGAGCGCACCACCGGAGTTGCCGGGGTTGATGGCGGCGTCCGTCTGGATGACGGCCATGGAGATCGTGCCCGCCGAGTTGGAGCCCCGCTGCTCGCCCTGACCGAAGTCGAACTGGAACGGCGACTGGCCGTTCTGCCCCGGCTCCTCCTGCTGCTCGCCCGAGTCCGGCACAGCGGACGAGGCGATCTGGATCGAACGGTTGAGCGCGCTGACGATACCCGTGGTCACCGTGTTCGACAGGCCGAGGGGGGCGCCGACCGCGACGGTCGTGTCGCCGACATTGAGCTTGCTCGAGTCGGCGAAGTCGATCGGAGTGAGCCCGCGGGCATCCGTCAGCTTGATGACGGCCAGGTCGTAGATCGGGTCCGTCCCGACGACCTTCGCGTCGTAGACGCGGCCCGCCGACGTCGTGACACGGAGGGCGACGTTGGAACTCGCGCCGTCGAGGGTCACGACGTGGGTGTTGGTGACGATGTAGCCGTCCTCGCTGAGGACGACGCCGGATCCGGTGCCGCCGCCGTCGGAGGAGGTCGCGCTGATGGTGACGACGCTCGGCAGAGTCTTGGCCGCGATGCCGGTCGTCTGGTTCACCTGATCGGGGTCGTTGACGGTGACCTGAGTCGTTCCGTTCGTGGCGGGGGCGTTGCCGCGCGCCTGGAACACGTCGTTCCCGATCGCCGCTCCGCCGAGACCC
This DNA window, taken from Microbacterium sp. MM2322, encodes the following:
- a CDS encoding trypsin-like peptidase domain-containing protein, whose product is MSESNTPEPNTPAANTPPRPPLPDSGASGHPGVAGPQAPGAHPTGQVWHAQAQAPQAPGAAFSSQPTGSSPDARPHDAKVGSGKIVAVLVAAAIVGAVSGLGGAAIGNDVFQARGNAPATNGTTQVTVNDPDQVNQTTGIAAKTLPSVVTISATSSDGGGTGSGVVLSEDGYIVTNTHVVTLDGASSNVALRVTTSAGRVYDAKVVGTDPIYDLAVIKLTDARGLTPIDFADSSKLNVGDTTVAVGAPLGLSNTVTTGIVSALNRSIQIASSAVPDSGEQQEEPGQNGQSPFQFDFGQGEQRGSNSAGTISMAVIQTDAAINPGNSGGALVDDEGNLIGINVAIATAGGGSSSSSEAGSIGVGFSIPSNVVKRVADDLIKDGSASHGLLGAMVGNSADAKGSTVAGALISDVTRGGAAAAAGLKAGDVVTEFDGVPIRDATDLTAQVRALAGGAKASLVYVRDGETLGADVTLGELAD